Proteins encoded by one window of Flavobacterium sp. N502540:
- a CDS encoding efflux transporter outer membrane subunit — translation MTHSSNKYILVLVTATLLSACSITKKYERPSAISTDKLYRDQNTADSTTMASMPWQTVFKDEKLNALIQKGLDQNLNLRNAIENIVQSRATLRQAKLAYYPTLNFDASAAHNKQSKAGLNFPPGININTLTTTYKLGLSTSWELDIWGKLSSSKRAALAAYLATDAAKQAIQTQLIADIANNYFLLLAYDKQLEITKATLESRIKNVETIKALKEGAIVTGAAVVQSEANQHAAEVLIPDLKRSIRETENALNILLGQAPGTIERGTLGNQTVPENLAVGMPAQLLENRPDVRQAEFNFRTAFESTNMAKTYFYPSLTLTASGGFSNLQLTDFFTNSVFYSLIGGLTQPIFNQGLNKARLTTAQSKQVQALNDFQQSLLVAGQEVSNALYAYEMAVEKEDSRQKQIEALEKAVDFTQQLLEYSSATNYTDVLTSEQNLLAAQLSGITDNLQKLQAVVDLYRALGGGWK, via the coding sequence ATGACTCATAGTTCTAATAAATATATTCTCGTGTTAGTGACAGCCACACTGTTGAGTGCATGCTCGATTACCAAGAAATACGAACGTCCGTCGGCTATTTCGACCGATAAGTTGTATCGCGATCAAAATACTGCCGATTCGACTACTATGGCAAGTATGCCGTGGCAAACTGTTTTTAAAGATGAAAAACTGAATGCTTTAATTCAAAAAGGATTAGATCAGAACCTCAATTTAAGGAATGCGATCGAAAATATAGTGCAGTCGAGAGCCACTTTGCGTCAGGCAAAATTGGCTTATTATCCAACGCTGAATTTTGATGCGAGTGCGGCACATAACAAACAATCAAAGGCGGGACTGAATTTCCCCCCGGGAATTAATATCAATACACTGACAACAACCTACAAATTAGGTTTAAGTACTTCCTGGGAACTTGATATTTGGGGAAAATTGAGCAGTTCGAAAAGAGCGGCTCTAGCTGCCTATCTTGCTACAGATGCTGCAAAACAAGCCATTCAGACACAATTGATCGCTGATATTGCAAATAACTATTTTTTGTTGTTGGCGTACGACAAACAATTAGAAATTACCAAAGCGACTTTAGAAAGCCGTATTAAAAATGTGGAAACCATTAAAGCTTTAAAAGAAGGAGCAATAGTGACCGGAGCAGCAGTGGTGCAGAGTGAAGCCAATCAGCATGCAGCCGAGGTATTGATTCCGGATTTAAAACGAAGTATTCGTGAAACGGAGAATGCTCTTAATATTTTGTTGGGACAAGCTCCGGGCACTATTGAAAGAGGGACATTGGGGAACCAGACCGTTCCGGAAAATCTTGCTGTAGGTATGCCGGCGCAATTGCTGGAAAACCGTCCTGATGTTCGTCAGGCCGAGTTTAATTTCCGCACTGCATTTGAAAGTACCAATATGGCTAAAACGTATTTTTACCCAAGTTTAACGCTTACCGCAAGTGGCGGATTCTCTAACCTGCAACTAACGGATTTCTTTACCAATTCTGTTTTTTATTCTTTAATAGGAGGCTTAACACAGCCTATTTTCAATCAGGGACTGAATAAAGCAAGATTAACGACAGCACAATCCAAACAAGTTCAGGCACTGAATGACTTTCAGCAAAGTCTTTTAGTAGCAGGGCAGGAGGTATCAAATGCTTTGTATGCTTATGAAATGGCCGTTGAAAAAGAAGACTCAAGACAAAAACAAATTGAAGCCCTTGAAAAAGCGGTCGATTTTACACAACAGCTTTTAGAGTACAGCTCGGCAACCAATTATACCGATGTATTAACTTCAGAGCAAAATTTATTGGCGGCGCAATTAAGCGGGATTACTGATAATTTGCAAAAATTACAAGCCGTGGTCGATTTGTATCGTGCCTTAGGTGGCGGATGGAAATAG